The following is a genomic window from Carcharodon carcharias isolate sCarCar2 chromosome 30, sCarCar2.pri, whole genome shotgun sequence.
GGCTGAATCCATAACTATTGTCAGTGTCAAatgaggcccaactccaatctcactccctctgcagtgtgcacagaaCACTGGGTGTGACTCTTATTTTGATCCACTCCTCACCAGGTTTCTTGAAGAATCACAAAAGTGGTTAAAGAAACTTATGATCTTTCCATTGCAGCTCCTGAAACTGAACCTTGGAATCCAAAAACCAaggcaggattttttttttaagaaaggtttATTTTCTGTTGGTTATTCTCTGTGAACAGCCACTGATTAGTTTTCGTACCATTTACCATTCTATACTTGAATGCTGTACATTGACATATACACATTAAACAATTGACAATTAATTGCTGGCTCCAGCTGTAGTGTTGCCACTTAAACATTTAAACTACACAACCAAGTTAATTTTACCTTCATTTAAAGGAGCAGCCTGGTCTATTGGCAGTCTTCAAGACAGTGGGTCATTCTCTTTAAATTCTCCAAAACAGCATCACTGTGGACAATGAATCAGATGCCATTTCCACTGACGTGCAGGATGCTGCCTGACTGCCTGTTGCCATTGGTAACATGGCCTAGCTTTTTAAAACACTGCGATTGTTCACTGCCTCCATCACTTAGGGAAATGTAGGCAACATAGCTCCCTCAAGCTTGTACATTTGAGTTATTTGTTATGGGAAAGGCTATTCCAGCAGACTTATGGAAATTTTCACCATCAATGGTCATTATCCAGTCAGAACACAAAGTGGCTTAAGACACATGATAATTGAGTCCAGGACAGTCAATAGCACTGGACGCCTGGGTCAGATCTCAGCTGTAAACCCCACTGTGTTAATGGTTGCTGCATCAGTTTTAGACTAGGGCTGACATTGTGCGTCTCAGTTGTAAAGTTCCAAAAGACAAGCTTCTCGGCACGCTGGTTTGGAAGTGTATACAGAATAGAAAGTCCAAACAGCAGAGAGATCCCATGGAAACTAATCATGAAATGAGCTAATATTAAATCATTGCTCAGATGGAGACACAGTAATTGTATGAATGACAAAGATCAAAGCAGCAGCCAATGCCCAAATTACAGAATTGTAGATACAAACCTGATTCTAACTGACATATGGCCCCAGTATTTAAAATACAATTAAAATATTGAATGTTGAAGCTGTGACTGGCCAGCGTTAATGTTTTATCTACTCATGTCGTGTAACTAATAGTTTACTCGATTCACAAACTGTCAGTGATGCTTATAGCCCCCCAATAGGGTTCAGCTCATGACCCTGACAGGACTGTAACCAAATCTGCCCCACAGGAATCCTgccactctccatctgttttatgAAGTGTTAGTGTGAGAGGAACAGTTTCACAGTTTCCTACTGTAAGGAGCCCGGTGCTGCCTCACCACTGGGCAGGGTCCAGTGCTGCCGGGCAGTGGGGGACCAGTGCCTCCGGGCAGCGGGGGTCGGGGTTGGGGCAGTGCCACAGGGCAGGGAGGGCAGTGCTGCCAGGCAAGGGGGAGTGCCGCTGGGCAGGGGTCAGTGCCAACAGGCAGTGCCGGCTCCACTGGGAAAGATTTATGGAACTGAAGTTCTCTCAGGGTCAGGTCTAACACTCGTGGGGTGAGAGAACAGTTTCTGATGGTTTTATAGGCATTCATGAAATTGCTGTGTATATTTGTTATCCCAAAAAATATTTTATCATCTCCTTCCAGCCACTATTAAATTGCCCTTAACATGGAAATATGATCATCTCTGATCAGGTGGATaagaacacacagtgccccatggGTCTCTGCAGTCCAGCATTGTCGGTTAACGAAGTCACTGTAATTTCCAACCTGCTTGGGCCACACACTCTGTCCAAGAGACTTTGCAAATTCTGTGGCACAGCTGAACAATGAGTTATTTTGTCAAGTGCATTCCTTTCAGATTGGCTGGTGCCAAATTGTTTCCATGGTGACAAAAATAAACCCCACAGGACAGCTGACTGGTTGCCAAGTGTCAGATGGGAAGAGGGAATATATTGAGTGTCATGTCCAATTTGCCCACCATTTGCTGAATAGAGGACCCCTCGTGACAGCAACCTCCACCATCGAACGTTATGGGCTTGAGGATTGATCAAGGATACGTTTTGTCTctgatgggcgagtgtgtggaGTGCATGCGTCGATGATATGTGTTACAACACTCCTCACCATCAGACCCTTCTGCAGCACAGATATTTATACGAATGTTGTGCATTCCGGCATCGTTGGTGAGTCTGCCTTGTGTTTATGGTAAGACCGGTCCAAAGTACTGGGGTGACGAAGACTAGGGAAGCAGCTCTCAATCCTTTTTTCCATTGTGGAACAACAGCACAGGACACGCAGAAATGCTCTGCGCATGTCCCTGCTCCTCAGTGTGTAAATGATGGGGTTCATTGCAGAGTTGAGGGTAGCCAGGGCCAGGAAATATTCTGCTTTATGCAGGATCTTCAAATCACTTTCCGTGTAGGCAAAATCCAGCAGTAACATGATGAAGGTGGGTGCCCAGCAAACaataaacactcccagcacaatTGTCACCGTCTTCAGCAATGCCAGGGTTTGTGGAGCCGCGGTTTCACAGTGACTGGATCGGACAATCAGATAAATTCGCACATAAAGGATAACTATTGACAGAAGGATGACGCTGAGCAGAGTGATACAGAACAGAATGTAATTCTTGGagaagagagggagcacagtggaACAACCATTCATGTGGCACAAGCAGTTCCAGCCCATTATTGGCAGCCCACCCAATAGCACAGAGGCAATCCAACAGCTTCCAATCAGCAAACACATCCGACTATTCTTATCACCACTATAGAGTTTGACTTTCACAATGGCAGCATGTCTCTCGATGGCGATGGCCAGCAGACTGAGGACAGATGCTGCCAATGCGACAAACATGGTACCCTCACGGAAAAACCACTGCAGCGGCGTCAGCTTCAAGGTCCAGCTGCCCGAAAACACGATGTTGAAAATGTAAGCAACACCTGCAAACAGATCAGAGAGCGCTAAGTTCCCAATGAAATAAAACATGGCTGAGTGGAACTTCTT
Proteins encoded in this region:
- the LOC121271306 gene encoding sphingosine 1-phosphate receptor 2-like translates to MGEEPCIVSKSYFNNYYNKDLIIFHYNQTGKLEDPKYNNQKLRNSSVFFIILCSFIILENLLVLVAICRYKKFHSAMFYFIGNLALSDLFAGVAYIFNIVFSGSWTLKLTPLQWFFREGTMFVALAASVLSLLAIAIERHAAIVKVKLYSGDKNSRMCLLIGSCWIASVLLGGLPIMGWNCLCHMNGCSTVLPLFSKNYILFCITLLSVILLSIVILYVRIYLIVRSSHCETAAPQTLALLKTVTIVLGVFIVCWAPTFIMLLLDFAYTESDLKILHKAEYFLALATLNSAMNPIIYTLRSRDMRRAFLRVLCCCSTMEKRIESCFPSLRHPSTLDRSYHKHKADSPTMPECTTFV